A single genomic interval of Helianthus annuus cultivar XRQ/B chromosome 13, HanXRQr2.0-SUNRISE, whole genome shotgun sequence harbors:
- the LOC110900402 gene encoding uncharacterized protein LOC110900402 has product MADRVNANEDDEARRNEIKAMVVEEVMKAVEATIPRLAQEVEGQVLEIINTSVTTKVEELKEMISKLQVKKSFRRCTYKEFMACNPLPYKGEVDPIACQRWISSTEAVFTRSRCEAEDQVMFATGLLQLRAKDWWDAYSKELGDDKVQSLTWQEFKESFLKYYSPQSAIDKIQEDFLRLRQKDETIDEITNKFLERVKFCEEIAGTERQRIVRYHAMLKAEYREFINPSKCATLNELIEWARDREIEIKRQVERGEKRAAEKPTNANPSKKARYQDQSKKGKASGEIPTCKTCGKHHSGECLSGKKGCYKCGREGHPFYRCPENSKACYNCNEPGHVKAECPKLQQGAKRDGKKDEPPKARGRMFQLTSDEAKASPDVVSGTKKEEGASHSKAQSSQDHESTNVRTKNSNNRRLTGSIMRAMHLSERDMIANIKERDKLKFECGAKFIYVSYREPDSYVKFGSSVLNFEYGQRFEAFL; this is encoded by the exons ATGGCCGATAGGGTGAATGCGAACGAGGACGACGAAGCACGCCGAAATGAAATAAAAGCTATGGTTGTGGAAGAAGTAATGAAAGCAGTTGAGGCTACTATTCCCCGACTAGCTCAAGAAGTCGAAGGGCAAGTATTGGAAATAATTAATACCTCGGTAACTACCAAGGTggaagaattgaaagaaatgattaGCAAATTGCAAGTGAAGAAAAGCTTTCGGCGATGCACATACAAGGAGTTCATGGCATGCAACCCTTTACCATACAAAGGGGAAGTTGATCCGATAGCTTGTCAAAGGTGGATTTCCAGTACCGAGGCAGTATTTACACGAAGTAGATGTGAAGCGGAGGATCAAGTAATGTTTGCCACGGGCCTTCTACAACTTCgagcaaaagattggtgggacgCATACTCGAAAGAATTGGGGGATGATAAGGTGCAATCGTTAACATGGCAAGAATTCAAGGAGTCATTTCTGAAATACTATAGTCCACAATCCGCAATTGATAAGATTCAGGAAGACTTCTTACGTCTCAGACAAAAGGACGAAACGATTGATGAGATAACAAACAAATTCCTTGAAAGGGTGAAGTTCTGTGAGGAGATAGCGGGGACTGAAAGGCAAAGGATTGTACGTTACCATGCAATGTTAAAGGCTGAATATCGGGAATTTATAAACCCCTCTAAGTGTGCGACGTTAAATGAACTAATTGAATGGGCAAGAGACAGAGAAATTGAGATAAAAAGGCAGGTTGAACGAGGAGAGAAAAGGGCAGCGGAGAAGCCTACCAACGCAAACCCATCGAAAAAGGCAAGGTATCAAGACCAAAGCAAGAAAGGGAAAGCAAGTGGTGAAATTCCGACTTGCAAGACGTGTGGGAAGCATCATTCGGGTGAATGTTTGTCGGGAAAGAAGGGGTGCTACAAATGTGGGCGAGAAGGACATCCGTTTTATAGGTGCCCCGAAAACTCAAAGGCGTGTTACAATTGCAATGAACCGGGGCACGTTAAAGCGGAATGTCCGAAACTCCAACAAGGGGCAAAGAGAGACGGAAAGAAGGACGAGCCCCCCAAGGCTCGCGGAAGGATGTTTCAGCTAACCTCGGATGAAGCTAAAGCTAGCCCGgatgtggtttcag GCACAAAGAAGGAGGAAGGCGCAAGTCACTCAAAGGCACAATCATCACAAGATcacg AGTCTACAAATGTTCGAACAAAGAACAGTAATAATAGAAGATTAACAGGCTCAATCATGAGAGCTATGCATTTGAGTGAGAGAGATATGATCGCAAATATAAAGGAGAGAgataaattgaaatttgaatgtggagccaaatTCATATATGTTAGTTATAGGGAGCCAGATTCATATGTTAAATTTGGATCCAgtgttttaaattttgaatatggACAGAGGTTTGAAGCGTTTTTATAA